One Hordeum vulgare subsp. vulgare chromosome 4H, MorexV3_pseudomolecules_assembly, whole genome shotgun sequence DNA window includes the following coding sequences:
- the LOC123449589 gene encoding ubiquitin-fold modifier-conjugating enzyme 1 — translation MEGWDKGTKSVVGEIPLLSTRAGPRDGDAWRQRLKEEYRALIAYTSVNKAKDNDWFRISAANPEGTRWEGTCWYVHNLRRYEFPLQFDIPVAYPQVAPEIELPTLDGKTHKMYRGGKICLTVHFKPLWAKNCPRFGLAHALCLGLAPWLAAEVPILVDSGMVKHKDDEAAPADAAAASGSAAAS, via the exons ATGGAGGGGTGGGACAAGGGCACGAAGAGCGTGGTGGGCGAGATCCCGCTGCTGTCGACGCGGGCGGGTCCCCGCGACGGCGACGCGTGGCGGCAGCGCCTCAAGGAGGAGTACCGCGCCCTCATCGCCTACACCTCCGTCAACAAGGCCAAGGACAACGACTGGTTCCGCATCTCCGCCGCCAACCCGGAGGGCACCCGCTGGGAGGGCACCTGCTGGTACGTCCACAACCTCCGCCGCTACGAGTTCCCGCTCCAGTTCGACATCCCCGTCGCCTACCCCCAGGTCGCCCCCGAGATCGAGCTCCCCACGCTCGACGGCAAGACCCACAAG ATGTACCGCGGGGGGAAGATCTGCCTCACCGTGCACTTCAAGCCGCTCTGGGCCAAGAACTGCCCGCGGTTCGGGCTCGCGCACGCGCTGTGCCTCGGCCTCGCGCCGTGGCTCGCCGCGGAGGTGCCCATCCTGGTCGATTCGGGCATGGTGAAGCACAAGGACGACGAGGCCGCTCCTGCAGATGCGGCTGCTGCGTCTGGCTCTGCTGCTGCCTCTTAG
- the LOC123449590 gene encoding LOW QUALITY PROTEIN: protein GAMETE CELL DEFECTIVE 1, mitochondrial (The sequence of the model RefSeq protein was modified relative to this genomic sequence to represent the inferred CDS: inserted 1 base in 1 codon), with amino-acid sequence MVSLQYSAREMKCRIFDSGNADFGDSKIPGTGEIKTKPDGWETTSRGQDGNIWEISQREEDILLQEFERRIAFSKQQIASFIKTHIFSRRRPIDGWKYMIEEIGPNARXGKGSVQRLPSVTDPATQPFREESPAIASAGSSASSSGTPFRGNRHY; translated from the exons ATGGTTTCCTTACAGTACTCTGCCCGTGAAATGAAATGCAGGATCTTTGATTCAGGCAACGCTGATTTTGGCGATTCTAAGATTCCAGGCACTGGTGAGATCAAAACCAAGCCGGATGGTTGGGAAACTACCTCGAGGGGTCAGGACGGTAACATATGGGAGATCTCACAGCGCGAAGAGGACATTCTTCTCCAAGAATTTGAGAGGCGCATTGCTTTCAGTAAACAACAG ATTGCTAGCTtcatcaaaactcacatatttagTCGAAGACGGCCTATTGACGGATGGAAGTACATGATTGAAGAAATAGGCCCCAACGCAA AAGGAAAGGGGAGTGTACAGAGACTGCCAAGTGTGACTGATCCGGCCACACAGCCGTTCAGGGAGGAGTCACCTGCAATTGCCTCTGCTGGTTCCTCTGCTTCCTCCTCTGGTACGCCCTTTAGAGGAAACCGGCATTACTGA
- the LOC123449591 gene encoding solute carrier family 25 member 44-like, which translates to MSFSVAGMEEERAVEEIRRLPAEVNWEMLDKSRFFVLGAGLFSGVSAALYPAVVVKTHLQVAPPPQAAAATVRAILGRDGLRGFYRGFGASLAGTVPARALYMAALEATKSSVGSAAVRFGVSEPAASAVASAAAGVSAAVAAQVVWTPVDVISQRLMVQTSSACRYAGGADAFRKILAADGVRGLYRGFGLSIITYAPSNAVWWASYAMAQRFAWRVVGADRSESYPALMAVQGASAAVAGGAAALVTMPLDTVKTRLQVMEADAAVARPTLGSTMRGLLKEGGWAACYRGLGPRWGSMSLSAATMVTTYELLKRLSAKEGSLG; encoded by the coding sequence ATGAGCTTCAGCGTTgccggcatggaggaggagcgcgcggtgGAGGAGATCCGGCGCCTGCCGGCGGAGGTCAACTGGGAGATGCTCGACAAGTCCCGCTTCTTCGTGCTCGGCGCGGGCCTCTTCTCGGGCGTCTCCGCCGCGCTCTACCCGGCCGTCGTCGTCAAGACGCACCTGCAGGTCGCCCCGCCCCCgcaggccgccgccgccaccgtccGGGCCATCCTCGGCCGCGACGGCCTCCGCGGCTTCTACCGCGGCTTCGGCGCCTCGCTGGCCGGCACCGTCCCCGCGCGCGCGCTCTACATGGCCGCGCTCGAGGCCACCAAGAGCTCCGTCGGGTCCGCCGCGGTGCGGTTCGGGGTCTCGGAGCCCGCGGCGTCGGCGGTCGCCTCGGCCGCCGCGGGCGtctccgccgccgtcgccgcgcaGGTCGTGTGGACCCCCGTGGACGTCATCAGCCAGCGGCTCATGGTCCAGACCTCCTCCGCCTGCCGCTACGCCGGCGGCGCGGACGCCTTCAGGAAGATCCTCGCCGCCGACGGCGTCCGCGGCCTGTACCGCGGCTTCGGCCTCTCCATCATCACCTACGCGCCGTCCAACGCGGTGTGGTGGGCGTCCTACGCCATGGCGCAGCGCTTCGCGTGGCGCGTGGTGGGCGCCGACCGCTCCGAGAGCTACCCCGCGCTGATGGCCGTGCAGGGCGCCAGCGCGGCCGTGGCCGGGGGCGCGGCGGCCCTGGTGACCATGCCGCTGGACACGGTGAAGACGCGGCTGCAGGTGATGGAGGCCGACGCGGCGGTGGCGCGGCCGACGCTGGGGAGCACCATGCGGGGCCTGCTCAAGGAGGGCGGGTGGGCCGCGTGCTACCGCGGGCTGGGGCCGAGGTGGGGCTCCATGTCGCTCTCCGCTGCCACCATGGTCACCACCTACGAGCTCCTCAAGCGGCTCTCGGCCAAGGAGGGCTCCCTGGGCTAG